The following coding sequences lie in one Micromonospora sp. R77 genomic window:
- a CDS encoding MmcQ/YjbR family DNA-binding protein: MRRAEVRAYCLDKPGAWLDRPWEGDEVVKVGSRIFAFLGSLDGEPRVGVKCGPNRDVADEWLHRFPADAKPLAYLGRSGWNSLRLDGAIDDDELIDAVDGSYDAVVAKLPKRERPTA; the protein is encoded by the coding sequence GTGCGGCGGGCGGAGGTGCGGGCGTACTGCCTGGACAAGCCGGGGGCGTGGCTGGACCGGCCCTGGGAGGGCGACGAGGTGGTGAAGGTGGGCAGCCGGATCTTCGCGTTCCTCGGCTCCCTCGACGGTGAGCCACGGGTGGGCGTCAAGTGCGGCCCGAACCGGGACGTCGCCGACGAGTGGCTGCACCGGTTCCCGGCCGACGCGAAGCCGTTGGCGTACCTCGGCCGGTCCGGCTGGAACTCGCTGCGGCTCGACGGCGCGATCGACGACGACGAGCTGATCGACGCCGTCGACGGGTCGTACGACGCGGTGGTGGCGAAGCTGCCGAAACGCGAGCGGCCGACGGCCTGA
- a CDS encoding argininosuccinate synthase yields MTERVVLAYSGGLDTSVAIPYLAEQTGAEVIAVAVDVGQGGEDLNAIRQRALDCGAVESEVVDARDEFAAEYCLPAIRANALYMDRYPLVSALSRPLIVKHLVAAARKHHGTIVSHGCTGKGNDQVRFEVGLGALAPDLKIVAPARDFAWTRDKAIAFAEEKGLPIDVSAKSPYSIDQNLWGRAVETGFLEDIWNGPIEDLYSYTSDPAQERDADEVVITFDAGVPVAVDGETVTPYQAILELNRRAGQQGVGRLDMVEDRLVGIKSREVYEAPGAIALITAHQELEAVTVERDLARFKRGVDQRWGELVYDGLWFSPLKDSLDAFIDDAQRHVSGEVRLTLHGGRATVTGRRSEASLYDFGMATYDTGDTFDQSLAKGFVQLWGLPSKMAAARDARLGGH; encoded by the coding sequence ATGACCGAGCGGGTCGTCCTTGCCTACTCCGGAGGTCTCGACACCTCCGTCGCCATTCCCTACCTCGCCGAGCAGACCGGCGCCGAGGTGATCGCGGTCGCGGTCGACGTCGGGCAGGGCGGCGAGGACCTGAACGCCATCCGGCAACGCGCCCTGGACTGCGGTGCCGTCGAGTCCGAGGTGGTCGACGCGCGCGACGAGTTCGCCGCCGAGTACTGCCTGCCGGCGATCCGGGCCAACGCCCTCTACATGGACCGCTACCCGCTGGTCTCCGCGCTGTCCCGGCCGCTGATCGTCAAGCACCTGGTCGCGGCGGCCCGCAAGCACCACGGCACCATCGTGTCGCACGGCTGCACCGGCAAGGGCAACGACCAGGTCCGCTTCGAGGTCGGCCTGGGTGCGCTCGCCCCCGACCTGAAGATCGTCGCGCCGGCCCGGGACTTCGCCTGGACCCGGGACAAGGCCATCGCCTTCGCCGAGGAGAAGGGCCTGCCGATCGACGTGTCGGCCAAGTCGCCGTACTCCATCGACCAGAACCTGTGGGGTCGCGCGGTGGAGACCGGCTTCCTGGAGGACATCTGGAACGGCCCGATCGAGGACCTGTACTCGTACACCTCGGACCCGGCCCAGGAGCGCGACGCCGACGAGGTCGTGATCACCTTCGACGCCGGCGTACCGGTCGCGGTGGACGGCGAGACCGTCACCCCGTACCAGGCGATCCTGGAATTGAATCGTCGCGCAGGACAGCAGGGTGTTGGCCGGCTCGACATGGTCGAGGACCGCCTCGTCGGCATCAAGAGCCGTGAGGTGTACGAGGCTCCCGGCGCGATCGCCCTGATCACCGCCCATCAGGAGCTGGAGGCGGTCACCGTCGAGCGGGACCTGGCCCGGTTCAAGCGCGGCGTCGACCAGCGCTGGGGCGAGCTGGTCTACGACGGCCTCTGGTTCTCGCCGCTGAAGGACAGCCTGGACGCGTTCATCGACGACGCCCAGCGGCACGTCTCCGGCGAGGTGCGCCTCACCCTGCACGGCGGCCGGGCCACCGTCACCGGCCGGCGCTCCGAGGCCAGCCTGTACGACTTCGGCATGGCCACCTACGACACCGGAGACACCTTCGACCAGTCGCTGGCCAAGGGCTTCGTGCAGCTGTGGGGCCTGCCCAGCAAGATGGCCGCCGCTCGGGACGCCCGGTTGGGTGGCCACTGA
- the argF gene encoding ornithine carbamoyltransferase — translation MIRHFLRDDDLTPAEQAEVLDLAVRMKADRFGHQPLAGPRSVAVLFDKQSLRTRISFDVGIAELGGHPLVVDTQVTHFGRGETLADAGRVLSRYVAAIVLRTHGDDRIAEVASHATVPVVNALTDDYHPCQLLADLVTVRERFGGTAGRALAYVGDAANNMAQSYLLAGATAGMHVRVAGPAGFQPDPEVVTRAAKIAAGTGGSVRVLTDPVEAVRDADVVATDTWTSMGQESDGLDRITPFRPYQVNDALLDAAGPDVIVLHCLPAHRGEEITDEVLDGPRSAVFDQAENRLHAQKALLTFLLEASS, via the coding sequence GTGATCCGGCACTTCCTGCGGGACGACGACCTGACGCCGGCCGAGCAGGCGGAGGTGCTCGACCTGGCCGTCCGGATGAAGGCCGACCGGTTCGGCCACCAGCCGCTGGCCGGGCCGCGGTCGGTGGCGGTGCTCTTCGACAAGCAGAGCCTGCGGACCCGGATCTCCTTCGACGTGGGCATCGCCGAGCTGGGCGGCCATCCCCTCGTGGTGGACACCCAGGTCACCCACTTCGGGCGCGGCGAGACCCTGGCCGACGCCGGGCGGGTGCTGTCGCGTTACGTCGCGGCGATCGTCCTGCGCACCCACGGCGACGACCGGATCGCCGAGGTCGCCTCGCACGCGACCGTCCCGGTGGTCAACGCGCTCACCGACGACTATCACCCCTGCCAGTTGCTGGCCGACCTGGTCACCGTCCGCGAGCGGTTCGGCGGCACCGCCGGGCGGGCCCTGGCGTACGTGGGGGACGCGGCGAACAACATGGCGCAGTCGTACCTGCTGGCCGGGGCGACCGCCGGGATGCACGTCCGGGTCGCCGGGCCGGCCGGCTTCCAGCCCGACCCGGAGGTGGTGACCCGGGCCGCGAAGATCGCGGCGGGCACCGGCGGATCGGTCCGGGTGCTCACCGACCCGGTCGAGGCGGTCCGCGACGCCGACGTGGTGGCCACCGACACCTGGACCTCGATGGGCCAGGAGTCCGACGGGCTCGACCGGATCACCCCGTTCCGGCCGTACCAGGTCAACGACGCGCTGCTCGACGCGGCCGGACCGGACGTGATCGTGCTGCACTGCCTGCCCGCCCACCGGGGCGAGGAGATCACCGACGAGGTGCTCGACGGGCCGCGCAGCGCGGTCTTCGACCAGGCGGAGAATCGCCTGCACGCCCAGAAGGCGCTGCTGACGTTTCTCCTGGAGGCCTCCTCATGA
- a CDS encoding arginine repressor, with amino-acid sequence MTAPLTRAARHARIVELIRDTAIHSQPELADLLAADGIQVTQATLSRDLKELGAVTARGGDGRGVYLIPEDGHRPLRDAEAAPARLVRLLHELLNGVDASGNIAVLRTPPGAAHYLASALDRAGLPEIVGTIAGDDTILVVAREALGGAALGDKLAGWARREDNAEGNATS; translated from the coding sequence ATGACCGCCCCACTGACCCGCGCCGCCCGGCACGCCCGGATCGTCGAGCTGATCCGCGACACGGCGATCCACTCGCAGCCGGAGCTGGCCGACCTGCTCGCCGCCGACGGCATCCAGGTCACCCAGGCCACCCTGTCCCGGGACCTGAAGGAACTGGGGGCGGTGACCGCGCGCGGCGGTGACGGGCGGGGTGTCTATCTCATCCCCGAGGACGGCCACCGGCCGCTGCGGGACGCCGAGGCGGCGCCGGCCCGGCTCGTCCGGCTGCTGCACGAGCTGCTCAACGGGGTCGACGCGAGCGGCAACATCGCCGTGCTGCGCACCCCGCCGGGCGCCGCCCACTACCTGGCCAGCGCGTTGGACCGAGCGGGCCTGCCCGAGATCGTCGGCACCATCGCCGGCGACGACACCATCCTCGTCGTGGCCCGCGAGGCCCTCGGCGGGGCCGCGCTCGGCGACAAGCTCGCCGGCTGGGCCCGCCGGGAAGACAACGCTGAAGGGAACGCCACATCATGA
- a CDS encoding HAD-IC family P-type ATPase, whose protein sequence is MGTVGTTIGRPGDTADRVVEVPATGLSTATAQARLRTEGPNQVAAPPRRHLAVRVLHQLTDPLVALLLAAAVVTTVLGDHPDTAVILLVVAVNTAIGVVQELRADRAIAALDQLAAPTARVVRDGQDVILPAAEVVRDDLVRVEAGDVVPADLLLTEANRLRLDESALTGEAVPVAGDAGEELSAGTVVAIGRGTGVVLRTGPASALGRISGLVAGTRPGPTPLQRRLAGLGRVLGLAAVLLSGLVFVVGVAGGRPVVQMAVTAVSLVVAAVPESLPAVVTLALALGARRMARSRAIPRRLHAVETLGSVTVIASDKTGTLTQGRMAVQRAVTVDGAGYTVTGTGYAPEGVVRQRGERVVVPDELRRLARAGLLCNDAALAPPDDRRPEWTAVGDPLEAALVAFAARCGLDPDATRAAWPRVAEHPVRPGHPTDDHGAPRLRPGLAGGLQGRAGERAGRTAGRRARRGTGGADRAGALAGGGRAAGARRGRWAGGHRTRPGRAGGAAPGGPGRGGRPAARRGRRARRQLRPGRRTPAPGHR, encoded by the coding sequence GTGGGCACAGTCGGTACGACGATCGGCCGCCCCGGGGACACCGCCGACCGGGTGGTCGAGGTACCGGCGACCGGCCTCAGCACGGCCACCGCGCAGGCGCGCCTGCGTACCGAGGGGCCGAACCAGGTCGCCGCGCCGCCCCGCCGGCACCTGGCCGTCCGGGTCCTGCACCAGCTCACCGACCCGCTGGTCGCGCTGCTGCTCGCCGCCGCCGTGGTCACCACGGTGCTCGGCGACCATCCGGACACCGCGGTGATCCTGCTGGTGGTCGCCGTGAACACCGCCATCGGGGTGGTGCAGGAGCTGCGCGCCGACCGGGCGATCGCGGCGCTGGACCAGCTCGCCGCGCCGACCGCCCGGGTGGTCCGCGACGGACAGGACGTGATCCTGCCCGCCGCCGAGGTGGTCCGCGACGACCTGGTCCGGGTCGAGGCGGGCGACGTCGTACCGGCGGACCTGCTGCTGACGGAGGCCAACCGGCTGCGGCTGGACGAGTCGGCGCTGACCGGCGAGGCGGTGCCGGTGGCAGGGGACGCCGGCGAGGAACTCTCCGCCGGCACGGTGGTCGCCATCGGCCGGGGCACCGGGGTGGTGCTGCGCACCGGTCCGGCCAGCGCGCTGGGCCGGATCAGCGGCCTGGTCGCCGGGACCCGGCCCGGCCCCACCCCGCTGCAGCGCCGGCTGGCCGGCCTCGGTCGGGTCCTCGGGCTGGCGGCGGTGCTGCTGTCCGGGCTGGTCTTCGTCGTCGGGGTGGCCGGCGGGCGGCCGGTGGTGCAGATGGCGGTCACCGCGGTCAGCCTGGTGGTGGCGGCGGTGCCCGAGTCGCTGCCCGCCGTGGTGACCCTGGCCCTGGCGCTGGGCGCCCGGCGGATGGCCCGGTCCCGGGCCATCCCCCGCCGGCTGCACGCGGTGGAGACGCTCGGCTCGGTGACGGTGATCGCGTCGGACAAGACCGGCACCCTCACCCAGGGGCGGATGGCGGTGCAGCGGGCGGTCACCGTCGACGGCGCCGGCTACACGGTCACCGGCACCGGCTACGCCCCCGAGGGCGTGGTGCGGCAGCGGGGCGAGCGGGTCGTCGTACCCGACGAGCTGCGCCGCCTGGCGCGGGCCGGACTGCTCTGCAACGACGCCGCGCTGGCGCCGCCGGACGACCGGCGGCCGGAGTGGACCGCCGTCGGCGACCCGCTGGAGGCGGCGTTGGTGGCCTTCGCGGCCCGGTGCGGCCTGGACCCGGACGCCACCCGCGCGGCCTGGCCCCGGGTCGCCGAGCACCCTGTTCGACCAGGACACCCGACGGATGACCACGGTGCACCGCGGCTGCGACCAGGGCTGGCTGGTGGTCTGCAAGGGCGCGCCGGAGAACGTGCTGGTCGCACCGCTGGTCGACGCGCCCGCCGTGGAACTGGCGGAGCTGACCGAGCCGGCGCACTGGCTGGCGGCGGAAGGGCTGCGGGTGCTCGCCGTGGCCGGTGGGCTGGTGGGCACCGCACCCGACCCGGCCGCGCCGGTGGGGCTGCGCCCGGTGGGCCTGGTCGCGGTGGGCGACCCGCTGCGCGCCGGGGCCGCCGAGCTCGCCGACAGCTTCGACCGGGCCGGCGTACGCCTGCTCCTGGTCACCGGTGA
- a CDS encoding HAD-IC family P-type ATPase, producing MGLRPVGLVAVGDPLRAGAAELADSFDRAGVRLLLVTGDHLATAAAIGGQLGLWRDGDPVVRGDDGDPAGADPAARVFARTQPDQKLDIVAGLQARGHVVAMTGDGVNDAPALRRADIGVAMGGGTEVARQAADLVLVDDDLAVVAAAIGEGRRIYDNIRRFLRYALAGGVAEIVVMLAGPLFGLALPLLPAQILWINLLTHGVPGVALGAEPAEPGTLRRPPRSPQESVLGAGLGRDVLLTGGLIAAVTLGAGVVAAHADRPWQSVVFLVLGLAQLGVALAVRARRPANACRGNPGLLVAVALSALLQVGGVLVGPLRALLGTAPLGAVELLACAVVAALPGLVLRLTRRWR from the coding sequence GTGGGGCTGCGCCCGGTGGGCCTGGTCGCGGTGGGCGACCCGCTGCGCGCCGGGGCCGCCGAGCTCGCCGACAGCTTCGACCGGGCCGGCGTACGCCTGCTCCTGGTCACCGGTGACCACCTGGCCACCGCCGCCGCGATCGGCGGCCAGCTCGGCCTGTGGCGCGACGGCGACCCGGTGGTCCGGGGCGACGACGGCGACCCGGCCGGCGCGGACCCGGCGGCCCGGGTGTTCGCCCGCACCCAGCCGGACCAGAAGCTGGACATCGTCGCCGGGCTCCAGGCCCGGGGGCACGTGGTGGCGATGACCGGCGACGGCGTCAACGACGCCCCGGCCCTGCGCCGCGCCGACATCGGGGTGGCGATGGGCGGCGGCACCGAGGTGGCCCGGCAGGCCGCCGACCTGGTGCTGGTCGACGACGACCTGGCCGTGGTGGCCGCCGCGATCGGCGAGGGGCGGCGGATCTACGACAACATCCGCCGGTTCCTGCGTTACGCCCTGGCCGGTGGGGTCGCGGAGATCGTGGTGATGCTGGCCGGCCCGCTGTTCGGGCTGGCGCTGCCGCTGCTGCCGGCGCAGATCCTCTGGATCAACCTGCTCACCCACGGAGTGCCCGGGGTGGCACTCGGCGCGGAACCGGCGGAGCCGGGCACGTTGCGCCGCCCGCCCCGCTCCCCGCAGGAGTCGGTGCTCGGCGCGGGTCTGGGGCGGGACGTGCTGCTCACCGGCGGCCTGATCGCCGCGGTGACGCTCGGCGCCGGGGTGGTCGCCGCGCACGCCGACCGGCCGTGGCAGTCGGTGGTCTTCCTGGTGCTCGGGCTGGCCCAGCTCGGGGTGGCCCTGGCGGTCCGCGCCCGCCGCCCCGCGAACGCCTGCCGGGGCAACCCCGGTCTGCTGGTGGCGGTGGCGCTCTCCGCGCTGCTCCAGGTCGGCGGGGTGCTCGTCGGCCCGCTGCGGGCACTGCTCGGCACCGCCCCGCTCGGCGCGGTGGAGCTGCTGGCCTGCGCGGTCGTCGCGGCGCTGCCCGGGCTCGTGCTGCGACTGACCCGGCGGTGGCGCTGA
- a CDS encoding acetylornithine transaminase, which yields MSTLVERWGQAMMDNYGTPPLALVAGAGAVVTDETGREYVDLLGGIAVNALGHAHPAVVAAVSKQVATLGHVSNLFVAEPPVALAELLLALAGRPGRVFLANSGAEANEAAFKLSRLTGRSHVVAATGGFHGRTMGALALTGQPAKADPFRPLPGDVTHVPYGDTAALDAAVTDATAMVILEPIQGENGVVVPPAGYLAEARRITGRHGALLVLDEVQTGVGRTGHWFAHQAEGVEPDVVTLAKGLGGGLPIGACLAFGPAAELLGPGSHGTTFGGNPVSCAAALAVISTIASEGLLDHVKRVGERLRRGVEALGHPLVAQVRGAGLLLGIVLTAPVSGPVTAALRDAGFLVNPVQPDVVRLAPPLILTADQVDAFLAALPAALDTASPASTPITTEVDA from the coding sequence GGAGTACGTCGACCTGCTCGGCGGTATCGCGGTGAACGCGCTCGGCCACGCCCACCCGGCCGTGGTGGCGGCCGTGTCGAAGCAGGTCGCCACCCTCGGCCACGTGTCGAACCTCTTCGTCGCCGAGCCGCCGGTGGCCCTCGCCGAGCTGCTGCTGGCGCTCGCCGGCCGCCCCGGCCGGGTCTTCCTCGCCAACTCCGGCGCGGAGGCCAACGAGGCGGCGTTCAAGCTGTCCCGGCTCACCGGCCGGTCCCACGTGGTCGCCGCGACGGGTGGCTTCCACGGCCGGACCATGGGTGCGCTCGCGCTCACCGGCCAGCCGGCGAAGGCCGACCCGTTCCGTCCCCTCCCCGGCGACGTCACCCACGTCCCGTACGGCGACACCGCCGCCCTCGACGCGGCCGTCACCGACGCCACCGCGATGGTGATCCTGGAGCCGATCCAGGGCGAGAACGGTGTCGTCGTGCCGCCCGCCGGCTATCTCGCCGAGGCCCGCCGGATCACCGGCCGGCACGGCGCGCTGCTGGTCCTCGACGAGGTGCAGACCGGCGTCGGCCGGACCGGGCACTGGTTCGCCCACCAGGCCGAGGGCGTGGAGCCGGACGTCGTCACCCTGGCCAAGGGGCTCGGCGGCGGTCTGCCGATCGGCGCCTGCCTGGCCTTCGGACCGGCCGCCGAGCTGCTCGGCCCCGGCTCGCACGGCACCACCTTCGGCGGCAACCCGGTCAGCTGCGCGGCGGCCCTCGCGGTCATCTCCACCATCGCCAGCGAGGGTCTGCTCGACCACGTCAAGCGGGTCGGTGAGCGGCTGCGGCGGGGCGTCGAGGCGCTCGGCCACCCGCTGGTGGCGCAGGTGCGCGGGGCCGGGCTGCTGCTCGGCATCGTGCTCACCGCGCCGGTCTCCGGTCCGGTGACCGCCGCCCTGCGCGACGCGGGCTTCCTGGTCAACCCGGTGCAGCCGGACGTGGTCCGGCTCGCCCCGCCGCTGATCCTCACCGCCGACCAGGTCGACGCCTTCCTGGCCGCCCTCCCGGCCGCCCTCGACACCGCGTCACCGGCCAGCACTCCCATCACCACCGAGGTGGACGCGTGA
- a CDS encoding LLM class flavin-dependent oxidoreductase produces MQFGVFTVGDVTVDPTTGRAPTEHERIKATVAIALKAEEVGLDVFATGEHHNPPFVPSSPTTLLGHLAARTERLLLSTSTTLITTNDPVKIAEDYATLQHLADGRVDLMLGRGNTGPVYPWFGQDIRTGIPLAIENYDLLHRLWREDVVDWKGRFRTPLQSFTSTPRPLDGVPPFVWHGSIRSPEIAEQAAYYGDGFFANHIFWPKEHTERMVGLYRERFAHYGHGTPEQAIVGLGGQVFVRRNSQDAVREFRPYFDNAPVYGHGPSLEEFSRETPLTVGSPQQVIDRTLGFREYVGDYQRQLFLVDHAGLPLKTVLEQLDLLGEEVIPVLRKEFDARRPADVPVAPTHASLVAAREASLTGAKEER; encoded by the coding sequence ATGCAGTTCGGAGTCTTCACCGTCGGCGACGTCACGGTCGACCCGACCACCGGTCGGGCACCGACCGAGCATGAGCGGATCAAGGCCACGGTGGCCATCGCGCTCAAGGCCGAGGAGGTCGGCCTCGACGTGTTCGCCACCGGCGAGCACCACAACCCGCCCTTCGTGCCCTCGTCGCCCACCACGCTGCTCGGTCACCTCGCCGCGCGGACCGAGCGGCTGCTGCTGTCCACCTCGACCACGCTGATCACCACCAACGACCCGGTGAAGATCGCCGAGGACTACGCGACGCTCCAGCACCTGGCCGACGGCCGGGTCGACCTGATGCTGGGTCGCGGCAACACCGGGCCGGTCTACCCGTGGTTCGGCCAGGACATCCGCACCGGCATCCCGCTCGCCATCGAGAACTACGACCTGCTGCACCGGCTGTGGCGCGAGGACGTGGTGGACTGGAAGGGGCGCTTCCGCACCCCGCTGCAGTCGTTCACCTCGACGCCGCGACCGCTCGACGGCGTGCCCCCGTTCGTCTGGCACGGCTCCATCCGCAGCCCGGAGATCGCCGAGCAGGCCGCCTACTACGGCGACGGCTTCTTCGCCAACCACATCTTCTGGCCCAAGGAGCACACCGAGCGGATGGTCGGCCTCTACCGGGAGCGCTTCGCCCACTACGGGCACGGCACGCCGGAGCAGGCCATCGTCGGGCTCGGCGGGCAGGTCTTCGTCCGGCGCAACTCGCAGGACGCGGTCCGCGAGTTCCGGCCGTACTTCGACAACGCCCCGGTCTACGGGCACGGGCCGTCGCTGGAGGAGTTCAGCCGGGAGACCCCGCTGACCGTCGGCAGCCCGCAGCAGGTCATCGACCGCACGCTCGGCTTCCGCGAGTACGTCGGTGACTACCAGCGCCAGCTGTTCCTCGTGGACCACGCGGGCCTGCCGCTGAAGACCGTGCTGGAGCAGCTCGACCTGCTCGGCGAGGAGGTGATCCCGGTGCTGCGCAAGGAGTTCGACGCGAGACGACCGGCCGACGTGCCGGTGGCACCGACCCACGCGTCGCTGGTCGCCGCCCGGGAGGCGAGCCTGACCGGCGCGAAGGAGGAGCGATGA
- a CDS encoding DNA-binding protein has translation MVTLDNDPFTAPDAAQARAHRNYAALLRIAERHAGSDARRRRYAHPDVPDAYESATLVMALAGGAELAPGEEPVDQADLMAALTLIPHVRAEVDALEAGLLQAARGRGMTWQAIAFGLGLGSAQAARQRYERLAVRTGTAD, from the coding sequence ATGGTCACCTTGGACAACGACCCGTTCACCGCTCCGGATGCTGCCCAGGCGCGGGCGCACCGCAACTACGCGGCGCTGCTGCGGATCGCCGAACGGCACGCGGGCAGCGACGCCCGACGCCGCCGTTACGCGCACCCGGACGTGCCGGACGCGTACGAGTCGGCGACGCTGGTGATGGCGCTGGCCGGCGGCGCGGAGCTGGCGCCCGGCGAGGAGCCGGTCGACCAGGCGGACCTGATGGCCGCACTGACCCTGATCCCGCACGTCCGCGCCGAGGTGGACGCGCTGGAGGCGGGGCTGCTGCAGGCGGCACGGGGGCGCGGCATGACCTGGCAGGCGATCGCCTTCGGCCTGGGCCTGGGCAGCGCCCAGGCGGCCCGCCAGCGCTACGAACGCCTCGCCGTCCGCACCGGCACCGCCGACTGA
- a CDS encoding FMN reductase, protein MTRRTLAVVSAGLGQPSSTRLLADRLAAATRDELVRRGAEVEIRPVELREHAHDVVNHLLTGFPSAALREALDTVAGADGVIAVTPIFNASYNGLFKSFFDVLDPGALGDRPVLIGATGGTARHSLALDHALRPMFGYLRAVVVPTAVFAAPEDWSGEGADGALRARIRRAGVELADQVDRRPAATGPADPFALTTTFTDLLAGRDPA, encoded by the coding sequence ATGACCCGCCGTACCCTCGCCGTGGTCTCGGCCGGTCTCGGCCAGCCCTCGTCGACCCGGCTGCTGGCCGACCGGCTCGCCGCGGCCACCCGCGACGAGCTGGTCCGGCGCGGCGCCGAGGTGGAGATCCGCCCGGTGGAGCTACGCGAGCACGCCCACGACGTGGTGAACCACCTGCTGACCGGATTCCCGTCGGCGGCGCTGCGGGAGGCGCTGGACACGGTGGCCGGCGCGGACGGCGTCATCGCCGTCACGCCGATCTTCAACGCCTCCTACAACGGCCTGTTCAAGTCCTTCTTCGACGTGCTGGACCCGGGTGCCCTCGGCGACCGGCCGGTGCTCATCGGCGCGACCGGCGGCACCGCCCGGCACTCCCTGGCGCTGGACCACGCGCTCCGGCCGATGTTCGGCTACCTGCGGGCGGTGGTCGTGCCCACGGCGGTGTTCGCCGCGCCGGAGGACTGGTCCGGCGAGGGCGCCGACGGCGCGCTGCGGGCCCGCATCCGCCGGGCCGGCGTCGAGCTGGCCGACCAGGTGGACCGGCGTCCGGCCGCCACCGGCCCGGCCGACCCGTTCGCCCTCACCACCACCTTCACCGACCTGCTCGCCGGTCGCGACCCGGCCTGA
- the argH gene encoding argininosuccinate lyase produces MGGVDDKSLTENSAAANRTSLWGGRFAGGPAEALARLSVSVQFDWRLAPYDIAGSRAHARVLAGAGLLDPEELGRILAALDDLEAACASGQFRPTIDDEDVHTALERGLLERLGSLGGKLRAGRSRNDQVATDLRLYLRDHARGVAVRLVELAEALVEQAERHVDTAAPGMTHLQHAQPVTFGHWLLAHVQPLLRDLERLRDWDERAAVSPLGAGALAGSGLPLDPVAVARELGFRTSFANSMDAVADRDFVAEFLFATALIGVHLSRLGEEVVLWTSHEFGWVELDDAFATGSSIMPQKKNADIAELARGKSGRLVGGLMSVLTMLKGLPMTYDRDMQEDKEPAFDAVDTLELLLPALAGMISTMTVRVDRLVAAAPVGFSLATEVADWLVRRGVPFRDAHEITGKLVALCVARDCALDEVSDADLATVSEHLDPSVRDVLSVRSALAARTTPGSTGPGPVADQLAAAADRLAGWRDWATERVVPR; encoded by the coding sequence ATGGGCGGGGTGGACGACAAGAGCCTGACCGAGAACAGTGCCGCCGCCAACCGGACGAGCCTCTGGGGCGGCCGGTTCGCCGGCGGCCCCGCCGAGGCCCTCGCGCGGCTGTCGGTGAGCGTGCAGTTCGACTGGCGCCTCGCCCCGTACGACATCGCCGGCTCCCGGGCGCACGCCCGGGTGCTCGCGGGCGCCGGCCTGCTCGACCCCGAGGAGTTGGGGCGGATCCTGGCCGCGCTGGACGACCTGGAGGCGGCCTGCGCCTCCGGGCAGTTCCGGCCGACCATCGACGACGAGGACGTGCACACCGCCCTGGAGCGGGGCCTGCTGGAGCGGCTCGGCAGCCTCGGCGGCAAGCTGCGCGCCGGCCGGTCCCGCAACGACCAGGTCGCCACCGACCTGCGGCTCTATCTGCGGGACCACGCCCGGGGGGTGGCCGTCCGGCTGGTCGAGCTGGCCGAGGCGCTGGTCGAGCAGGCCGAACGGCACGTGGACACCGCCGCGCCCGGCATGACCCACCTGCAGCACGCCCAGCCGGTCACCTTCGGGCACTGGCTGCTGGCCCACGTGCAGCCGTTGCTGCGTGACCTGGAGCGGCTGCGGGACTGGGACGAGCGGGCGGCGGTCAGCCCGCTCGGTGCGGGCGCGCTGGCCGGTTCCGGGCTGCCGCTCGACCCGGTGGCGGTGGCCCGGGAGCTGGGCTTCCGCACCTCCTTCGCCAACTCGATGGACGCGGTGGCCGACCGGGACTTCGTCGCGGAGTTCCTCTTCGCCACCGCGCTGATCGGGGTGCACCTGTCCCGCCTCGGCGAGGAGGTGGTGCTCTGGACGTCGCACGAGTTCGGCTGGGTCGAGCTGGACGACGCCTTCGCCACCGGCTCGTCGATCATGCCGCAGAAGAAGAACGCGGACATCGCCGAGCTGGCCCGGGGCAAGTCCGGCCGCCTCGTGGGCGGACTGATGAGCGTGCTCACCATGCTCAAGGGCCTGCCGATGACCTACGACCGGGACATGCAGGAGGACAAGGAGCCGGCCTTCGACGCGGTCGACACCCTGGAGCTGCTGCTGCCGGCCCTGGCCGGGATGATCTCCACGATGACCGTCCGGGTGGACCGGCTCGTCGCCGCCGCGCCGGTCGGCTTCTCGCTCGCCACCGAGGTCGCCGACTGGCTGGTCCGCCGGGGGGTGCCGTTCCGCGACGCGCACGAGATCACCGGCAAGCTGGTCGCGCTCTGCGTGGCCCGCGACTGCGCCCTGGACGAGGTCTCCGACGCCGACCTGGCCACGGTGAGCGAGCACCTCGACCCGTCGGTGCGGGACGTGCTCTCGGTCCGCTCGGCGCTCGCCGCCCGGACCACGCCCGGCTCCACCGGGCCCGGCCCGGTCGCCGACCAGCTCGCGGCCGCCGCGGACCGGCTGGCCGGCTGGCGGGACTGGGCCACCGAGCGGGTCGTCCCGCGCTGA